In Papaver somniferum cultivar HN1 chromosome 1, ASM357369v1, whole genome shotgun sequence, a genomic segment contains:
- the LOC113284184 gene encoding O-acyltransferase WSD1-like → MATNLEELQVAINGEKDDEEEQKFLEQPMSPSSQCFNTSILCYSILAFLEFESEIIDSKISQHLQKLLPILNPRFTSIVLRNVDGTQRWRKLNVDMVHLDEDHIKVAEFPKGLTPKDYDKHLEDYAFAIHKEGFPEGKPLWQVHLIKYPTSNAVSTLIFKLHHVLGDGYSLMGILLSCLQRVDDPSLPITFPTSTKLLKKNKRNCSQGLKFVSVCWNTVLDFGDSVIQSMLGEDDKTVIRSGKPGLESEPISISSISLSLQDISLVKSKVNGTVNDIVVGIIFYGIRLYMRKMGQESKDAKRVRAFVVVNTRMLAGYQSVEEMAKANTYGHRISCFPLRVPTSGNVEKMNPMDFVLKAKKTMRRKKHSLAVFLTGGLLHWMGKIKGAEGISSFIYKNSKKTSLGISNLVGPREKTAMAGHPVKGFYFAVMGTPRSLGIYIMSYMDKLRLVVTAEKEFIDSELLVSCMKEAFQNIYEASSWNDKDREVFLQKP, encoded by the exons ATGGCAACAAATCTTGAAGAATTACAAGTAGCCATTAATGGAGAAAAagacgatgaagaagaacaaaagtTTCTTGAACAACCGATGAGCCCATCTTCACAATGTTTCAACACATCAATCCTCTGTTACAGTATTCTCGCTTTTCTTGAATTCGAATCCGAAATCATTGACTCAAAAATCTCACAACATTTACAAAAACTATTACCAATTCTCAACCCAAGATTCACTTCGATCGTCCTGCGAAACGTCGACGGCACGCAGCGATGGCGGAAACTAAACGTAGATATGGTTCATCTAGACGAAGATCACATCAAAGTGGCAGAATTTCCGAAAGGTTTAACACCGAAAGATTACGATAAACACTTGGAAGATTACGCGTTCGCAATACATAAAGAAGGGTTCCCGGAAGGAAAACCGTTGTGGCAAGTGCACCTGATCAAGTATCCGACGAGCAACGCCGTGTCGACGTTGATATTTAAACTGCATCATGTTCTTGGTGACGGGTATTCGCTTATGGGGATATTGTTGTCTTGTTTACAAAGAGTTGATGATCCTTCGCTTCCGATTACTTTTCCGACTTCGactaaattgttgaagaagaataagagaaattGCTCTCAGGGATTGAAATTTGTGTCGGTGTGTTGGAATACTGTTTTGGATTTCGGAGATAGTGTGATACAATCAATGTTGGGAGAAGATGATAAGACGGTGATCCGGTCGGGGAAGCCGGGATTGGAGTCGGAGCCGATTAGTATCTCGTCGATTTCTTTGTCTCTTCAAGACATTTCACTTGTCAAGTCTAAGGTTAATGGG ACTGTGAATGATATAGTGGTCGGAATAATATTCTACGGCATACGACTTTACATGCGAAAAATGGGTCAAGAGTCAAAGGACGCTAAACGTGTACGAGCATTTGTGGTAGTGAATACGCGAATGTTGGCCGGGTACCAAAGTGTAGAGGAGATGGCAAAAGCAAACACATATGGGCATCGAATAAGTTGTTTCCCGTTGCGAGTACCGACAAGCGGAAATGTCGAGAAAATGAATCCCATGGATTTTGTTCTGAAAGCGAAGAAGACGATGAGAAGGAAGAAGCACTCTTTGGCAGTGTTTCTCACTGGTGGTCTCCTTCATTGGATGGGGAAAATCAAAGGAGCAGAG GGAATTTCTAGTTTCATTTATAAGAACTCGAAAAAGACGAGCTTAGGGATTTCGAATTTGGTCGGTCCAAGAGAGAAGACAGCAATGGCAGGGCATCCAGTTAAAGGATTCTACTTTGCGGTCATGGGTACACCTCGG AGTTTGGGGATCTACATTATGAGCTATATGGACAAGTTAAGACTGGTGGTCACTGCAGAAAAAGAGTTCATCGATTCCGAACTGCTTGTTTCTTGTATGAAAGAGGCATTTCAAAACATATATGAAGCATCTTCATGGAATGATAAAGATAGGGAAGTATTTCTTCAAAAACCTTGA
- the LOC113284191 gene encoding bromodomain-containing protein DDB_G0270170-like, whose protein sequence is MLQDVIHPPEQQLDPLENISSPISAQMFEFSDQDLFPENLPNSDVSSSNNCCYEENSSYAANLSDASYALDGTGMYSNNNFSISNNCNPNDILNTMITNNNLPMIFDSQDENENNITSAMNLSSSSPNLQYPIPPMITTQEEEFDFSSLQVPPLPLTDDTNGFLSYSTNPICSLAGSGPPLPSIFEDDCLSSLPTSYASLDPCSPSCSCIDPSVGSFLPANFTSTTPLSTDCGSGIFSGGMLMGSELQQELDLQGDNSNGVYVTDTMQRVFNPTDIQALNHDNQLLVNECSNNNTTQLTSELASLDESSYKVGRLSVEERKEKIHRYMKKRNERNFSKKIKYACRKTLADSRPRVRGRFAKNDDFGDSVRNSCSNLEDDEVVGKEEDVDSSDDIFAHISGVNSFKCNYDLLQSWI, encoded by the exons ATGTTGCAGGACGTTATTCATCCACCCGAACAACAACTTGATCctctg GAAAATATTTCCAGCCCCATAAGTGCTCAAATGTTTGAGTTTTCTGACCAAGACTTGTTTCCGGAAAACTTACCAAACTCTGACGTATCCTCATCAAATAACTGCTGCTATGAGGAAAACTCTTCATACGCTGCAAATCTTTCAGATGCCTCGTATGCTTTAGATGGAACAGGAATGTACAGCAATAACAACTTTAGCATTAGTAACAACTGTAACCCCAATGATATACTTAACACCATGATAACCAACAATAACTTGCCCATGATTTTTGATTCTCAAGATGAGAATGAAAATAATATCACCTCAGCCATGAACTTATCATCGTCATCTCCAAATTTGCAATACCCAATCCCTCCCATGATCAcaacccaagaagaagaattcgATTTTTCCTCGCTACAAGTACCACCGCTTCCATTAACAGATGACACTAATGGGTTTTTGTCATATTCTACCAATCCTATTTGCTCGTTAGCAGGATCCGGACCACCATTACCATCcatatttgaagatgattgttTATCCTCTTTACCAACTTCTTATGCTAGTTTAGATCCATGTTCACCGTCTTGTTCTTGCATTGATCCTTCTGTTGGATCATTTTTGCCCGCGAATTTCACTAGCACTACCCCATTGTCAACTGATTGTGGATCGGGAATATTCTCGGGCGGCATGCTTATGGGATCCGAATTGCAGCAAGAACTGGATCTCCAAGGAGATAACAGTAATGGTGTTTACGTTACTGATACCATGCAACGAGTTTTCAACCCAACTGATATTCAG gCACTTAATCATGATAATCAACTGCTAGTAAATGAGTGTAGTAACAATAACACTACCCAATTAACATCAGAGTTAGCAAGCTTGGACGAATCTTCGTACAAAGTTGGAAGACTGTCAGttgaagagagaaaagaaaagattCATAGATACatgaagaaaagaaatgaaaGGAACTTCAGTAAAAAAATCAAG TATGCTTGTCGAAAGACTTTGGCGGATAGTCGACCTCGCGTTAGAGGAAGGTTTGCAAAAAATGACGATTTCGGAGACAGTGTTAGAAATAGTTGCAGCAATCTTGAAGATGATGAA GTAGTAGGAAAAGAGGAAGATGTTGATTCTTCCGATGATATATTTGCTCATATCAGTGGAGTTAATTCTTTTAAATGCAACTATGATCTCCTTCAATCTTGGATCTGA